The Salvelinus sp. IW2-2015 unplaced genomic scaffold, ASM291031v2 Un_scaffold3920, whole genome shotgun sequence nucleotide sequence agtggcctaccttctTTCTCAGAATGAGAAGAGTTGCCAATTCtatataattgtgtttttatgcttattgcacattatAAAACACAAACTAGATAGCTAGTATGCTGCTAGCGGTACGTGGTACCGCAATGCTACGCGCAACAAACTGAGCGTTAcatttccagaatcaatgtttaTCGATACTCTCGTTTTAGCAGTGTCTGTTCCGCTCTCAATCTGAGTAGTTGAGACATAAACAGGGTATGGTTAGAAAGGTTAACGTCTCCTCCATTAACAgtaaaaataatgtctcaatgtgtttcagttCCAGGTTAACGTCTCCTCCATTACAGTaatataatgtctcaatgtgtttcagtcTCCAGGTTAACATCTCCTCCATTACAGTaatataatgtctcaatgtgtttcagtcTCCATCATCTCCtccattacagtaaaataatgtctcaatgtgtttcagttCCAGGTTAACGTCTCCTCCATTACAGTaatataatgtctcaatgtgtttcagtgtCCAGGTTAACATCTCTCCATTACAGTAATATATAGTCTCAATGTGTTCAGTCTCCAGGTTAACGTCTCCTCCATTACAGTaatataatgtctcaatgtgtttcagtcTCCAGGTTAACATCTCCTCCATTACAGTAaatataatgtctcaatgtgtttcagtcTCCAGGTTAACTTCTCCCATTACAGTaatataatgtctcaatgtgtttcagtcTCCAGGTTAACATCTCCCCCATTACAGTAAataaatgtctcaatgtgtttcagttCCAGGTTAACGTCTCCTCCATTACAGTaatataatgtctcaatgtgtttcagtcTCCAGGTTAACGTCTCCTCCATTACAGTaatataatgtctcaatgtgtttcagtcTCCAGGTTAACTCTCCTCCATTACAgtaaataatgtctcaatgtgtttcagttCCAGGTTAACTCTCTCCATTACAGTaatataatgtctcaatgtgtttcagtcTCCAGGTTAACGTCTCCTCCATTACAGTaatataatgtctcaatgtgtttcagtgtCCAGGTTAACTCCCTCCATTACAGTaatataatgtctcaatgtgtttcagtcTCCAGGTTAACTCTCCTCCATTACAGTaatataatgtctcaatgtgtttcagtgtCCAGGTTAACGTCTCCTCCATTACAGTaatataatgtctcaatgtgtttcagttCCCAGGTTAACGTCTCCTCCATTACAGTaatataatgtctcaatgtgtttcagtgtCCAGTTAACGTCTCCTCCATTACAGTAATATAATGTTTCAATGTGTTCAGTCTCCAGGTTAACTCTCCTCCATTACAGTaatataatgtctcaatgtgtttcagtgtCCAGGTTAAGTCTCCTCCATTACAGTaatataatgtctcaatgtgtttcagttCCAGGTTAACGTCTCCTCCATTACAGTaatataatgtctcaatgtgtttcagtcTCCAGGTTAAGTCTCCTCCATTACAgtaaataatgtctcaatgtgtttcagtcTTCAGGTTAAGTCTCCTCCATTACAGTAATATagtgtctcaatgtgtttcagtgtGCATACGacccattctgttggaccaaacacaaatagcgagttgaaaccgcttgtcagagaAGAAGAAGTGATCTTTAGTCTTttttgttgtgagtggcagggggaggggcttggtctgtgtgtgtaaacagagGGGAAGCGAGAGGTTTCATATCAGCCAgccctagcacacacacacacacacacacacacacacacacacacacacacacacacacacacacacacacacaacccccttgtgagaacacacaattcagtcccattcaaaatactattttcctTAACCtgtaaacctaaccttaacccttaacctagcttctaaccctaaacctaaacttaaccttaaacaccctggaaatagcatttgactaacaaaatgtccccagttggttaacgttttgttcgtttactattcttgtggggacttccaGTTAAACAGCTCCACTGCAGTGtgtacagtgtacacacacatttacactgagtataccagacattaggaacaccttcctaatatggagttgcacactcccttttgccctcagaacagcttcaattcgttgggggatggactctacaaggtgtcgaaagcattccacagggatgctggcccatgtcgtctccaatgctttccacagttgtgtcaagttggatgtcctttgggtggtggacaattcttgatacacatgggaaactgttgagcatgaaatacccagaagcattgcagttcttgacacaaaccagtgtgcctggcatctactaccataccctgttcaaatgcacttagatgttttgtcttgcccagtcaccctctgaatggcagacacacacacaatccatgtctcacttgtctcaaggcttaaaaatccttctttaacctgtctcctctccttcatctacactgatttgaaatggatcaataagggaccatatgTTTCCCctgggttcacctggtcagtctgtgtcctgGGAAGAGTtgttgatgttttgtacactctgtgtatctAATATCTGTAGTCTGCTGTTCTGCAGATCTCCCTTGTATTGTTAGCCTCACCATCTCACTTAATCCTGACGTGTGTGTTCGTTCTCTGCTCCTGTCCTGCTGTAGACTTCGCCAGGTGAATCTGTCTCAGAATGAGTTGACCAGCCTGCCGTCCGGACTGCTCCATCTCACCAGAGTCCAGAGGCTCTCTGCTGCTAAGAACAAGCTCACCTCCCTATTTGACATTCCTAATGGTATGATCCACCGCATGTCAGAGTGGTCTTTGCACAAATGTATATCAGTATGTTCTTAGAAGGGTTCTTAGGATTTTATTCTAATCTCAAATTGTTTATCGCTGCTATCTATTTTGTCTTTATTTGTTAATGTGAAGCACATTGTATTGCTACCTTGTACAAAATGTTTTGGTTTCTACAAATGAAGATTGATGAATGAATTGATTGccctcttctgctcctcctcaGGTACTAACTGGATCGGTCTGCGTAAGCTGGAGGAGCTGGATGTGTCTGACAACTGTCTGACCAGTCTTCCCTCTGCTGTTCTTCACTCTTTCAAATCCCTCACTTCCCTCAAAGTCTGCCGGAACAGACTCACCAGCTTCCCTGACCCCTGGGCCTGCCCTCTggtaataagctgtagaccacactatctacctaagAGTTTTCATCGTATTTTCTGAGCTTGTTACATACCGCCAACAGACTGAATGGaatggcactaagacagcattgaatgagctgtattccgccataagcaaacaggaaaacgctcacccagaggcggccgGTCCTAGTAGCagggggactttaatgcagggaaacttaaatcagtcttaccaaattctatcagcatgttacatatgcaaccagaggggaaaaaaaactctgACACGTttagtccacacacagagatgcatacaaagctctccctcgccctccatttgggaaatctgcaccataattctatcttcctgattcctgcttacaagcaaaaattaaaagcaggaagcaccaggaCTCGATCGATTTCAAGGAGAGGACTCTAAGctcataagaaatcccactatgcccgcCGATGAACCATTCAAAGTGGagaaacgtcaatacaggactaagatcgtaTCGTACTACCGGCTCTTGACGCTCGTCGGAGATGTcaggcttgcaaaccattacagactacaaagggaagcacagctgagagctgccccaGTGAcataagcctaccagacgagctaaactacttctatgctcgctgtTGAGGTAAataaacactgaaacatgcacgagagcaccagctgttatgaagactgtgtgatcacgctctctgcagcagatttgagtaagacctttaacaggtcaacattcacaaggccgcagggtcagaTGATTACCAAGACgttactgcgagcatgcgctgacaactggcaagtgtcttcactgacattttcaacctctccctgtccgagtctgtaataccaacatgttttaagcagaccaccatagtccctgctaCCCAAGAACattaggtaacctgcctaaatgacttactGTCATGACGTGGCCACTTGGGTATAGCGagtaccctcccctctctctcaccacctctctcttccccctacacccctgttatctcaggtcgtaaattccatGAGGAGAGTCTCTTCCCCCCGGCCATGCGTATCGAGGAGAGgggttcacagtagaacaaagaacTTCTTCtacctcacagagcttgagaactgaacaatatccatgtttggAGAATGTGTATAAACGGCGGTGGAGAATCCAGCCACGACCGGTCCATTTTGTTAATGTTTgtgacaatacagccacattacataactctgtttatacaagtgTTTCCGTTATGAGATTTGCATCtatttattgtataaaatgaatgagtaaagatgaaactatttgtgaaattatgtaatgtgattttaaactgtttaatgaaagaGAGATCCAATTCCCTTTAAAGTTAACTAAGTCaacaaaggattagcatttcaattataataattatcaactgtgtagtgactctgGTCTTTTCCCGgccttctcagtccacacccactttccCTTAACCAACCAAGCCGGCatatcggtttagcccactagaaAACAttccctatcatttccttgtaaccatctactgtttgtttgtttgtgcatttctgtgattatttagttagttagtaaataaatgattaaaacaATTGATGTATGAATGATTCTAgtgaaggctgggttcgtgcagataacaatttacgacgtttggaatgagactaacgtgaggtaaagaataattcattaattagaagactaattgatcaatattaaaatatctgaaaatgtatattaggaaaattataaactttgtaatctgaagattttccttggtgccccgacttcctagttaattacatttacatgattagttaatcacgtaataataattacagagaattgatttgataaaataacagtcttcaattGAATGATTCCAAAGACAAGACACTACCGACGCGTAGGACTCACGtctgtagacatgaagtgctttgaaaggctggtcatggctcacattctattgtgttattgactgtatgtttgttatcccatgtgtaactctgtattgttgttttgtcacactgctttgctttatcttgcccaggtcacagttgtaaatgagaacttgttctcaactggcctacctggttaaataaaggtgaaatgaaataaACATCAACTCCATTATCCCAGAACCCTgaccactccaatttacataccgccccaacagatccagaattgatgcaatctctattgcactccacactgccctttcccacctggacaaaggaacacctatgtgagaatgctctttcattgactacagctcagcgttcaacaccatagtgccctcaaagctcatcaataagctaagaaccctgagactaaacacctcctctgcaactggatcctggacttcctgacgggccgcccccaggtggtaagggaggTAACAATACATCCGCGCACGCTGattcctcaacacagggccctcaggggtgcgtgctcaatcccctcctgtactccttgttcactcatgactgcagtggtagcctgatcaccgacaacgacgagacagcctaagggaggaggtcagagacctggccgtgttgtaccaggacaacaacctctccctcaacgtgatcgatgcaaaggagatgttgtggactacaggagaaaagAGGACCgatcacgcccccattctcatcgacggggctgtagtggagcaggtgagagcgtcaagtcccttggtgtccacatcaccaacaaactaacatggcccGAGCATatacaagacagtcgtgaaaagggcacaacaaaacctattcccctcaggagactgaaacgatttggcatgggtcctcagatcctcaaaagattctgctgcaccatcgagagcatcctgactggttgcatcactgactgttatggcaactgcttggcctccaaccgcaaggcactacagtggtAGTTGcctacggccagtacatcactggggccaagcttcctgccatccaggacctcataTACCAGGGTTGTGTCaagggaaggccctaaaaatagtcaaagctctagtcaccctagtcatagactattctctctgctaccacacagcaagcggtaccagagcgccaatgtctatgtccaagaggcttctaaacaacttctacccccaagtcataagactctaCATCAAATGGGTCacgcagactatttgcattgcccccctcttttacaccactgctattgTTATCaactatgcatattcactttaataaatctacctacatgtacatattacctcaactaaccggtgcccccgcacattgactctgtaccggtacccccctgtatatagtctcgctattgtttttacttgctgctctttaattacttgtttcttttatttcttattcatatatttttcactgcactgttggttaggggctcgtaagtaagaatttgactgtaaggttgtattcagccATGTGActaatcacatttgatttgaatcattGTTTCAGTTGGGGTTCACTGACTGCAGAGTAGTACAGCAGTGCCACCTTCAGGTCATTGGGTAAACTACAGGTTTAATACAGAAATCCTCCTCTTCTGAGTGTTACTTAAAAAGGTTCAATATGCAGAGATCCCTCAGCCATTTCTcattgctaaaattctaatatttgcctaatttcagtttatgtgacagaAAAATCAGAGTATAGAATCATTgtacatctaaactgctgtgaaatatattttcaataacccaaaatattgtattttcaagtatttgaagctggtgtacaaaaccaaaagtataagacaaaaaataaacttaagaacgggaagcatagaaatagcatacATAGAACTGAtttactgcttcttagacttgcttttaatgagtgagatctataacacacatttctatgtgaatttggtctggtCGCCCAAATACAGTAAAGCTTATGGAGGTTTAGGGAGGTTTATTTAGGTTAGACCCATCAAGTCAACAAATTCAATGTTTCTAGCCAGGCCCAAACAGAATCAGCCATGAACCACCATGTAGGAAACTGTTGTTAAGCTGCTTTggtctaggctttagctcagtgggctaacaggGTTTTGAGCTGCGCATAATAGCCCAGGTATTGAACCTGTGATATTGTACAGCTCAGACTGCCCAAATATTTGAAACCTGAATTACATGTGCAAACTCCAAAACCCTGTTAGCCACTGAGCTGAAGCCTAGGCCAAACAATGGTAGTGCTACCCATCCTTACCTCCAGCTCGAATATATAGGAGGGCAGCTCCTTGATGACGTTGTCCGAGAAATCCACCTCCTGCAGCTGAGTTCTCCAGAAGATGGAGATGGTATTGGGAAGACTCTCGATGGCGTTGG carries:
- the LOC112076675 gene encoding leucine-rich repeat serine/threonine-protein kinase 1-like yields the protein MWPLPQLPASVVPWGLIQLRTLDLSNNLFKELHTAQSSQEIICSRLRQVNLSQNELTSLPSGLLHLTRVQRLSAAKNKLTSLFDIPNGTNWIGLRKLEELDVSDNCLTSLPSAVLHSFKSLTSLKVCRNRLTSFPDPWACPLVISCRKFHEESLFPPAMRIEERGSQ